gcgccagagcttgagccactccctagtcccagactagacttgaccttgttccaaaacttgttcttcttgggcttcctagtggtgttactccactttttgctacctgaaactgctgcactgaaagaagaagagcctggggtcttggaaccagaaggctgtgccactgactgcttaactgttccctgaacgatggcactggcctccattttccaggccatatccactatggcgtggaagctctccctatctgctgactggattaaggaggaatatctagagtggagtttcatgatatacctccttgatcttttctgatccgtgtcaaggttttgccctgcaaatggcaacagctccaagaatctatctgtgaactcctctacactcatatcatcagtctgcctcaactgttcaaactctatcatcttcagttcccttgaactatctgggaaagcccatcctgcaaactcatttgcaaattcttcccaagacatgctgtctactctggggttcacataattcttgaaccactctcgtgccttcttgcacttaagagtgaacccagccatctgaatggctctactgtcatcagccccaatctcatccgtgatcaccttaaccctctcaagatacacaaacgggtcatcccctttttcatactggggagcatccaacttcatgtagtctgtcatcttgaccttgcccccactggctgagctaggtctaggaggttgagtagctggggctgctggttctgtaggtggtggaggtggggcaacattttctgaggtagggtttggatagtaaggtggaggtggatacattgggtattgtgggtatggtggatagtagggcgggtatggcatctgtgtgggataaggggtgaagctagggtaatccgatgtacctcccatcgaatacccgggattttgtgagaattgtgggtagtggggtggctgaacaaatcccgaggcctgagtgcctccttgggactctcccataccttcttccgacatactaactcccaaactgccatcccttctctgctctacatccatatcgtcccccatgtcctctgacgctcctccctgaactgttcctctgactgatctgcttctacccagatccaaagaccttctagggtctcttactgctctttctctattagacctactagacatttccctaggcaatgtagtaggacgggcgctcgtgccctcatcctcaggtggcactccagtcaatcgagcagatcgacgagttcctctcatcctatttctgaaaaacagcacatataacaagcaaacattagcatcatatggttcatgtgggcacacatgaaccctcatcacatacatcacatatcattaatgcacatgtataaaatcatggcatttcacatcatcatgcaagacaggactccacatcctatcctagtggacatgatcttcctattgtgcttgaccttctataacatctatgagcccgacactctaggtccgaccatatgaacctagggctctgataccattctgtaacgacccgaaaatcggaccgctaccggcgctaggatccagatcggcttaaggccgccgggacccgtagcaagcctgacatgaaacctgtaaacctgtttaatcccatacatgatcaacaatcatacataaaaatttaaaactttctttcatacattctatcatacgccaaactcaacctgtgcatgcactgaacatatacataatcataacctttggcccctctgtgggacctcatcaatgcccccaatgggtggcataacaagtgttgagttggctaaacatagtcatcaataaagctctaggatcatgtaataaaaagggattacaacatccatagggtcaagcacaacttctaatcctcaatatcattacattacacatctatacatcattatacagtttgtcatgtccacattctaactattacatacatatgactttactcttcttgacttctctgtctagcccgtacctgcaatcctgggggattagggaaaggggtgagctactaaagcccagtgagcagaataatagaaaacagtatttaaaatctcatgccattatgtaatgcaacacatcacaactaatcacatctcggatggtattgtcaccaatagtcctctacatttccaaagtgccgggacgtagaatgggtacaaccggtctttctcttaacataacatatcatacataccaatgtgccagggacgtagaatgggtacaacctggactttcccttacatagtgccagggacgtagaatgggtacaacctggacttccataccatctcatgccgtagcatcatcataccatatgaggactaaaggatcattcaatgaccaatccacatcaacatcataaatgcaatgcaacatattcgtgaattctaatgcaaacaacctaattcatcacatggcattcatgatgcatgaacatgctcaactttataattcatttgctttaaaaacataaaggtttattctactcacctctggccgaagctctactgactcagaagcagctgaactcactgctggagtcctcggttcctcgggtccgaacctacacaggtggactcaaatgagggaccaaacaactagaacataactctaaaaacatcccccaaaaaccccctaaaacaccttgaacaatcatgcaaaaacatgcaaaggaaggcagaacagggcaggttcggcggcaccttcggcggccgaaagtccctccagagccgaaacccaggcaggttcggcggcaccttcggcggccgaaagtcccagacagagacgaaagtctcttttcgggggcaactttggcagccgaaaggcctgcctccccagccatgttcggcggccgaaagttccttcggctgccgaacctggtttctgccaaagggcagaaacttggctcctctatgcacatttgcctcccaaatcttacaacatgcatataactcatccaaattatgcaaatatacatacattggctcctaggggcttcaaactaacttaaatcctaactacaacacacaacaacaactcaaatccaacatacatgctcaaaacataacattagctcaaaaacctaactatgagctaaacatgcattctaccccatagatcttgcataaaacttactttaaacatgaaatgagcttaagatcggctcttacctcttgaagatcgagagagagacgtcctaaactcggaggtgggagattttgagttcttgaacctcaaagctccaaaacttgctttaaactcgaagatcttcaaaacaaagcaaaagcttgtgaaaaacttgaaagatttggaggaaagaactcaaggatggtgaggaatggaggaaggactcaccttggccgaaaatggggaataagctcgcccgttttcggctaagggacccttttatagtggctggccaggccacattcgggggccgaaagtgcctccgcatgcatgccatgttcagcggccgaacttgaggttcggcggccgaacctggactttcctcacttatgccttcgggggcctaaagcactcccgaagtgcatgcatgttcggcggccgaactttgagtttcggcggccgaacctgagtttcctccaagggtgtttttattcaaaaactcatttcctctttacttaaaatcatcaaaaacattaaaacattttatgaaaacatggttttacccttctagaggtctccgacatccaaaattccaccggacggtaggaattccgacaccggagtctagccgggtattacaccttagAGGATAATTGCTTCTTAATTCTATTGCATGGGCTTCAAAGTAAGGTCACAATTTCTTGGATGCTACTAATACGGTATAAGCTAGCTTCTCCAAAGCTGGGTAATTATTTTATGCTCCTTTTAATACCTGGCTATTATAGTATATAAAAAATTGTTCCCCCTTTTATTCTCATACCAAGACTGAGCTTATGGTTTTCAATGTTATTGATAGGTATGAGTACAATGTTTCTCCTTCCCTGGTTGTATCAAGAAGTGGTGGTGAGGATACGAAAGTTTTTAGTTCCTCGaaagctttttggcagtcttctctCCATCGAAATTGCTTCTTAGCTTTCAAGGCTCGATAGAAAGAGAGACATCTTCTTGTGGAGCAAGATATGAATTTACCCAATGTTGTTATTCTTCTATTCAACCTCCTTACTTCTTTAATTGTTTTTGGAGGTTGCATGTCCAGGATGGCTTTGATTTTCTTTGGATTAGCTTCAATTCCTCTTTTAGACACCATAAAACCTAGAAACTTTCCAACTTTAACTCTAAAGTGCACTTCTCGGTATTGAGTTTCATTTTTGCTCGATCTAGGATGTCAAAAGCTACCATGATATCTCTTGCATGATCCTCCAACTTCTTGCTTTTGATAATCATGTTGTCAATGTATACTTCCACTACTTTCCTTATATGCTCTTTGAATAACTCGTTCACCAAATGTTGGTATGCGGCCCCCACATTCTTGAGACCAAAAGGCATAAATTTATAACAGAAGACTCCTTCGTTAATAATAAAGCATGTCTTTTTAGCATCTAACTCCTCCATTATAATTTGATGATATCCTAAAATTGTATCAACTATGGAACAAAAAGCATGTCTAGCAATTGCATCGACTCGTCTATCAATGGAAGGGAGAGGGTAATGGTCCTTTGGGCATGCCTTGTTTAAATCTATGAAGTCAACATACAtccttgactcgcggttgtcgaagccagtcaaaaataaccttttcggttatcaacaattttacaactgcagatagtggtaaaggatcgaatccacagagaattgtaaacttatctatttttctcaacaagaccaagagattaaactgaatgagaaactgaaagcaagtaactgatagcgaaacaaaattaaagtgcaataaaagtaaaaaggggaggTTTTGAGAtcgatttgattagcaaactactgaaagcaattaaataagcaagtaattaaataaagagaaattcaatatgagaaaagtctagttgaagagatggatccactttggttgtttggattgatcattgaaacttatgttctcttgattgattcaatagattagttatggaggtggaagacgcttctcaccaccatgtctctccttataattaaatcaattagggaacgtcctctaatcaattactaattaacaaattgccaaggaacttctttggaccttaggcatcaaaacaattgtcaattgcatgaagaaaaagagagattcaatcctagctactcaaacacatgagatgttgctagatcatacaattcattagttattacaccaagtgttcttatgttagaataattccagcaattacggactaaaaattatcccaactaacaatcaattaccttgcaatcaagaatcaagtggccaatttgatcaaaacaacaaagtaatcaaagattcaagcaccaaattgtatgaatattgaacaaatcaaagacaaatagtttatgttcagatctcacaatccataaaacaaccttagtttcaaccaatcttcaactagaataaaaggtttcagccactcatggctgaaacaaaacagaaaataaaaggagaacacAAAGGAAGATGAACCGAATTGGAGATGGAGATGGTGCGCCTTGCTTGGCTGGGGGAGAAGGAGTTGCTGTCCAATCTGCCTTGGATGGCCTCTTTGCGATCTTTAAATATGTTCTAAGGTGAtgtcttagggtttcaagaggctgcccacgtttttaGAGGCggtccaaaatgcccttggtccaagatgtgccatccatgcacatgtgtaacatcctcaaacccatagctagagtagTGCCACCATTAGGTATGAGTTAGACTATTTCActactagagtaagtggcattaggggaggtgctagcttaactctaatttgctaataactgaatcatagaaaactcaaataaagaaacggacatatccaGACATGAAGTAGCCAGTGTGATTAgtgagtcgggaacgagtcactttcgggaggtgcttggggtttcccgacgtgcttacttgaggtgcttgtttaaatccgtcatgcttgcttaagtgaaaaggacttctaaaaggctaaatgtatagtttagtaggtcaatttaTGATTGTTGAAAggttaaaaactaaattgaaacatggtaaagagtttagtaggttaaagtgtaaatatggaaagttaaaacataacattaagttccttgctctgtctacactttgatagggtaaggggtgttacaacatgtgtgaagggaaaaacgtggggcatgtgtggcttgtgcaagagtggatcttttggtctttgtttgctgtccaaatgtcttcaagatgctgcccaaggtacCCAAGAGTtcccttcacactctccttgccacccatgcactaataaggaaggtggagcctcctttgcaatttgaattttgaatgtgcatggcatgaggtggcaagcatgtgatctttggatttggcttccttgataagctggattttgaaattcaaaatttgaatatgaatcttaaagatttgaaattcaaaatactttccttatttggctcttcatttatggcaacttgagatttggcttcttgaataagaaaaatgctacttggagatttgaattttgaatttcaaattgctttggttgaatgttctttccttctttgccactttccttattcagaactttccttatttagcttcacttgaattgaacttggcaggcttgctctcttttgctccatttaagtcagttttaaggggattttctccaaaatgtcctttttcaccattttctgcaaaataatgtcaagaccactaaattaagcagaaatcatgcaaataatcatcaataatattaagataaaaaagactaaaatatgctctatcaatccTCCATTTTCCGTTTGCTTTTTTGACCAATACTACATTTGCTACCCAGGTGGGGTATTGGACTTCTTGGATTAGGTCAGCTTCTTTTAGTTTTTGCACCTCTCCAACAATTATTCTCTGCCTTTCAAGGGAAAAATTCTGGTTCTTCTACTTTACTGGTTTGGCTGATGGGTCTACATTGAGCTTATGAGTAATGATTATGGGATCTATCCCTGTTACATCTTCTAGTTTCTAAGCAAAAGTTGATATGCGACTCTTTAAAACTTCTATGGCTTTGGCTCGATTTTCCTCTTCCAACATAGAGTCTAACCTAACCAGTTTACCTTCTTTTAAGTATTCCACAATTCCCTCGTCCACTGACTCTAGGAAAAAATTCTGCTCAGGTTTCTCCAGAAGATCTATAGGTAGTGAAGTCTGGAAAATCACCTTAGTCGACTATTTGAAACATTCTTAGGCCAATTTTTGGTTCCCTCTTGTGATTGTTATACCTCCAATGGCAGGAAGTTTTAGGCACAAATACTCCATATAAATGATTACTCCATGGTTGTTCAAGATGGATTGTCCCAGTATCGTGTTGTACGATAGAGTGATATCAACTACTGCAAAATCTGCATAAATCTCCCTTTTGAACTGCTTGTCTCCAAAGATTAAGGTTAGGTTTGTGATCTCCAATACTGGTACTGAATTATCTTCCAATCCCACCAGAGGGTAGGGATCCCATGATAGGTCCTTCTTCTAGTCTAAGCTCAGCTTGTTGTATACTTCTAACATTATTAGGTTAATGGAACTTCCCGTATCAATCAAAATTTGTTTTACTATTAACTTATTCATCCTGGCTGAGATCACTAAAGGGTTAGAGTTGGGGAGATGAGACTTTATTGTTTGCTTCTAAAAACTTTATTGGATGCCTGGATAATGCCTCTACTGCCATAATACTTGCCTCCTTTTGTCTTCCCCTTTTTCGTTCATCACTTTGTAACTCAGGACCATCGATAATCATATTAATTGTCCCCAAGGTCTCAAGGTCGTCTTCCTCGTTTCTATCTTTTTCTTTGGGAGCTGTCTtggctcttcttctttcataACTTGCCCTTCCATCTTCACTTTGTCGGGTGAACttgttcaaaactcacttctttaCCAGCTTTTCGATTTCATCTTTTAGGTTTATGCATTCGTCCATTGTGTGGCTGTAGCCGTCATGGAATCAATAGAACTTGCTTTTGTCTCTTCCATTAGAAGTATTGGGGTTCAATCTCCGAAGGTACTTGATATGCTCTTCTTCTGAATCCACATGAGGACGCGAGACCTAATTTCAGTCAAGGGGGTGTAACTTTGAAATCTTTCTCTTTCCCTATCACTAGGTACCCCCCTTTCCCTATCTCCAGATGTCCCCCTTTTTTCCCTGAACTTCTTCTCCTCTCTCCTTTTTGCTTTATGGACTTGTTTCTCAGCATCTAAACATATGTACTTTTGGGCCCTTTCCATCAGCTGGTGGTAATCTCTTGCTGGATTTATTTATCAAAGGCTCCATAAATCTTATGTTATGGCATCCTTTTTTGATGGCTTCACAAGCTGTTTCATGGTTCAGGTTGTCTACTTAGATAGCCTCCGCATTGAATCTGTCTACATAGCTTCTAAGGGACTCCTCCTCTCGCTGTCTTATCTTTTGAAGGTCAGATGATAACTTTTTAGGAGAAATACATGTGATGAATCACTGTTTAAAGACGTAAGCTAgttctttaaaattatgaacGAAATTAGCTTAGAGGTTTTGGTACCACTTTTCAGCTAGTCCAGTGAGAGTAGATGGAAAGACCTTGCAAAAAAACATGTCATTGACGTTCTGCAAAAGCATGATTGTGTAGAAGTTTGCCATATGGCTACGTGAGTCAGTCTTCCCATCATACTTGTTCAAAGAAGGTAGTTTAAATTTGTCTAGAGAAGTATTTGCTAAAATCTCAACAGAGAGGGAAGAAACATCTCCACTTTCGAAGTCATCTTCCATTTGCTCCTTTTGAAATCTTTTTACCACATCCATCAATCTTGCATCTAGATGCCCTCCTTCTCGTGTTTTAGACCTCGTTCCAATGGTTTCCCAAACCTTCACTGTCTTCTCTCATGCTTCGTCTTTATTCTCACTAATACGGATGCCATGGGATCCTTGCAGGATGGCATCCCCATCTCGATTTTTTAAAAGTTCTGTCAACATCTTCAATTTCTCCAGAAGTTGTTTCCGTGTTAGGGACTCATCTCCAGGACATAAATCTATAGTGGTAAGATTCTTATTGTTGACTGGTTTGGTGGTACCTTTGTTATTCATTATTAGGATTAGGGGTGAAGAGGTCAAGAATTcactaaagaaagaaaaaaaccgAAGCGAACAATCATACAATTTGTATTCCTATAAGAAATCTTCAGGTAATATATTTGCAAAATAACAAGAAACACCGGATGGGTTGATGGGCAAAACCTCCTATGCCTAAGTCATAGCTCACATATTTGGAGGTTGGCCCTTTAAATAACTTGTTGGCATACTTATCCTGATAGAATTTGAATTTTGTGATTGACTCCCAATAGGATAAGAAAAATTGAGTTCCAATAGGATTTTAGTCTGAAATGAGTTTTGAGAGTATTTTTAATCTGAATTGGGTCATTAAGAGATCCATTCAGGCTTTTTAAACTTTTAGTGATTTTTATATTAGTAtcgttaaataaataaattaaagtgtgtttttaaaattatcaataaaaaaatataattgaattgaccaattaaaatataaaaaaataaataattcttagaattttattaaaaaaaattagaaggttgaaattcaaataatttggagttaaattttagtaaaattaggttagattatattaattttaccaGAATTAGAttggataattaaattatattacgtttacgttttaaaaattattaattattatatcataatttttttcaaatgaaattattatatcataaattaaatattaaattaaaattagtaaattaaaatacagaaaaatttaaaaaaattaaaattacctaaaagaataaaatattgaaCATAGAAAATGTGTTTAAACTTTCTCTTCATATTTAATATAGATATACAGAtatttgtttatataaataaataataatataaacatGGGAATTGGTACTGCCAGCGAATCAGAATGGTCCACGTAAACAGATACCGACTTTCCAAGTTCGATGGCCACTAGTCACTTCACGTCCCCTATTTTAATCTTTCCCCTCGACCTTTTCAACAAGCGGAAATAGGCAGTCCTCCAGTTTTCAAccagaaaaagaaacaaaagagaCGCCGCCGTGGATGACTTCACAACCACCACTCCCAGGGCGGTGCTCCTCCTCTTCCGAACCTCTCCCCAACCGTCCCATCCTTCCTACTCGGTGCTAATGGACTCCATCTTTCAAAAGCTAACCTACTATCTCTCCGAGCATCCCTCCATTgtcactttccggtggaatcacaCCCAATCATGGGGCTCAACCTGGTCATTCCTCTTCTCCTCCATCATCTTATACCTAGGATTCTGCGCACTTGTCCATGTTTTCTTGTCTATTCTTCTCCGTCGCGGCCGTGCCGTCCCTCTTGGTCCAATCCCTGCCTTTCATAGCCTCTCCATGGCGTTAATTTCAGCCACTATTTTCGCCGGTATTCTCCTTTCAACCAAGGCAGAGATTCGAGAGACCCGATGGTTTTGGCGGCGATCGAAGACTCCATTCCAATGGCTCCTCTGTTTTCCTCTTGGAACACGCCCTTCGGGTCGGGTTTTCTTCTGGTCATACATGTACTATCTCTCTCGTTTTCTCCACACGTTCCGCACTTTGTTCTCTATTTTGAAACTACGTAAACTAGCATTCTTTCAGCTTTTCAACAACTCAATATCGATCTTTATGTCATTCTTGTGGCTTGAATTCTCGCAATCATTTCAAGTGTTGGCAATTCTGTTGGCTACTCTGGCTTACTCTGTGGTTTATGGGTATAGATTTTGGACGGCAATTGGTTTGCCCAGCGCTTGTTTCCCTTTTGTAGTGAATTGCCAAATGGTATTGTTGAGTTGCAACCTCGCTTGCCATGTTGGGGTGCTTTTGCTTCACTTTATGAAAGGAGGGTGTAATGGAATTGGGGCCTGGCTCTTCAATTCAGTGCTTAATGGAGCTGTTCTTTTGTTGTTCTTGAATTTTTATATCAAGATGCATTTGGGAAACAAGAATAAGGAGATaaaatcatcatcatcaacagCAGAATCCACCGATTAGAGAGGAAGGAGTTTTCTATTTGTTTGTATAGTGGATAGCCGAATAACAGGAGGGCAAGGCCTAAACCCTTCTTCCCACAAAGGGAAAACAGAGgaggtgaatttttttttttttttttttttgccgaaGTAAAAGGTAATACAAGGACATTTTGTCTTGTCAAGGtgagcttttcttcttctcgTGTTTATGATTAGATAGAAAATGTTTGGTATACATACTAAAAAAATGATGTTTATATATTAGCAAGTTGATAATTAGTTGAATATAGAATTATTAGGTAGAATACTCCACTCATcaaatgaatttaattaatactcCGAATATCCAATggtaggtaagaaaataaaatatttaaccaaTTGAAATCCTGAAATGACATATAAAACAGAGAAATACTTTATACGACTTTGGTGAAGAAGTTTTGGGATCTTAATTAAAAGAAGGAAAAAGTTTAATTCCTTGAGCCTGCACTTGCAAAAGCTATATAGGAGATTGTTTCGGAATCATTAAATGGAATAATTTTGGAATCACAGAGAAAAAGGGAATAATTTTGGTCGATCATAATGGTAGACTTTAAAGAGGGAAAGGGACTTTTATTTTTTGGCGGCTAGCAGAGCACTGATTAGCTCAAAAACTGGCTTACCTTTTTATTTTGATAGTgatttcaaaatatataataatttagttaaattaataaattctatattttatattattctatTCAGAAAATTACAAATTATAGTCTGTGTTTTTGTGCAAACCTAAGCTAAATTTTGTGTTGATgtgtattatttttatcattattcgGTTGagatcattaaattttaatgattaaaatttctttttaaaaaaataggatAAAGTATCCCGTGATTTTATATCATTTTCAAGTTAGGGCTCAATTGAGAATTTAAATTTACCATATGTTTGAATCActatactaaaaataaattggaCAAAATTATAAATCCAGTATGAATCACCCTCAAAATCAATGTTGATTTGTGAGTTACGAAGGCATCAAATCTGGGGATTTTATGTTTGATGAGTCAACAGACTTTCAATGTAATATAAATAAAGTTCGCGACCACTTcgaatggaaaaaaaaattattttatataattaatttataacgaTTACATATTATActcttaattaaaataaaatttacattgaaatttattataattaatggtTATAATATAACTAAACGCATGACATTTTCTAAGCGTATAATATATGTAATTgttgtattataaattgatacAAATTTTTGAACTGCTAAAACAAGTGCTGTTTTGTCTTCAATCAAagtccttttatttatttatttttttctcttatttttcaaTTTGTTCA
This genomic interval from Manihot esculenta cultivar AM560-2 chromosome 12, M.esculenta_v8, whole genome shotgun sequence contains the following:
- the LOC110627881 gene encoding elongation of fatty acids protein 3-like, whose protein sequence is MDSIFQKLTYYLSEHPSIVTFRWNHTQSWGSTWSFLFSSIILYLGFCALVHVFLSILLRRGRAVPLGPIPAFHSLSMALISATIFAGILLSTKAEIRETRWFWRRSKTPFQWLLCFPLGTRPSGRVFFWSYMYYLSRFLHTFRTLFSILKLRKLAFFQLFNNSISIFMSFLWLEFSQSFQVLAILLATLAYSVVYGYRFWTAIGLPSACFPFVVNCQMVLLSCNLACHVGVLLLHFMKGGCNGIGAWLFNSVLNGAVLLLFLNFYIKMHLGNKNKEIKSSSSTAESTD